The Haliaeetus albicilla chromosome 27, bHalAlb1.1, whole genome shotgun sequence genome segment CTCAGCCAAACGTGCACCAAGGGGTCTCGCTTGTGTCACAGTCCAACAAGATATTAAGGACGGTGCAAGGGGCTCCTGCCACACTCAGAGCTGTCCGTGACTCAATTCGGTACCTCACGTTGTTCAGACCTCCCTCCCGATCCACCTTAAACTGTTcctgaggaagagaaagaccATTCAGCCCATGCTGGCTTCCAGCAGAGAAGGAAGCACCCAGTGCCCAGGGAGGGAGCACAGAGCTGGCAGGGGAGGACATGAGCAAGGTGGGCTCAGAGCACATGATCACAACCCAAATCTCCTGTGGTTCCCCTTGACCACACTGAGGTCTCACCTGCTTCTGTGCAGCAATGCGCTTCTGGTCTCTCTTTCTCCAAGCTGGGTCGTGCAGGTGCTGGAAAGTCTCATATCCAGTTGTGATTCCAGAGGGACGGCGAACCTGGAAGGAGAGCAAAGCTTCTATAAAGCTACCAGAAAACTTGCTGCGCCTACTATTGGAGCGGGGAGCACAGAAGGtctgccttccccagctcctGACCTGGGCAGCTACAGCCAGGGGCCGGGTGGGGAGATACTAAGGGCAATTTCAACCTAGGAGGCCATGGAGCACCCCTTACCTGGAGACCGGCTCCTTTGATACGTCGATAAAACTCATCGTCCTCCCGTCCCCAGCCCCAGAAACGGTTGGACATGCCGTTGCACTGGAACGAGAGGGGCACCGTACCAGCCAAGGTCCAGTCCAGCCCAACTCCACGTGCCGCAGAGGAGCAGACACCAGCATCGCAAGCCCTGAGCACCAGCAGAGCCTCCCCTCTCCTGTCCCCCACCAGCTCATACTGCAGGCTGTCCCCAAACCATTTTGActcctttccccccttcccaagCGTGGAGCACAAAACGTACAACTGTCCACCAAGACAATGTCATAGCCCCTGCCCCAAACTGGCTCTGACATCCTACACACACGCTTACCATCTCATAGTGCTGCTTGGTGAGCAGCAGGATGCCACCCACATAGGTCTTATAGTGGTAGAGCGGGTGCAGCTCTGGGGATGCAACGTGGAAGGGCCCCGCCTCCGGGAAGCTGTAGTCCAGCTGCTCGTTGAGGGGCAGGAGATCGACGTCATGCATCGCAATGTAGTCGGTGTCGTTGCCGCTCTCCAGGAAGCCCACGTTGATCAGGGATGCCCTGTTAAACCTGCCATGGGACCGGGTTGTCTCAGAGCCATGCACAGCAGCCACCGCCCCTTCACATCCCTCTCCTGTGCTCCTCAACGCTAGGTGTTCAACTGGTCCCCAAATGGGGACACACACAGACGGTGTTCCCTGCCTCCACAGTGCCAGGTGCCACGGCTGTCCATCCTGAAGCCGCACCCCTGCTCCTCCCTATGCAGGCAGCACACGCTGACCCTGATGGTGATGGGCAGGGGTTTGGCCACTGCAGACCCCAAGGGGCTACAGCAAGCGCCGTCCTGCCCAAGGCCGGCTGGGGAGCTCCACAGCACCCAGCGGGGCTGCAGGCAGGTACCGGACAGTGAGCAGGGGCTGAGCGACAGCATTTCCAACCCGCCCACAGTATTTCTTTGAATGTCACCGTCCCCAGATGTTTGCTGCTATAGACCTGCGACACTGAGGAGAAAGCTGAAGTATCTGCGGGTAGATAATTCTCCTCTTGCTTAGGAAGAGAGAAGTAAAGTATCGTTTTGTCCTTCTATAAGCTCTAGAGTGAGTAAATTTGGGCAGAGCATCACGGCCCAGCCCCGACTCCCCCTTGCCCAGGCCCTACACTTCTCCATACTGCCAGAGGCAAGCGGGAGACCCTCTCAGCAGGGACAAAGTTTTGGAGAAGGGCCTCCTCGCTCCCTTTTTCTGCCGGGCTTCGCCGCGGCGAGGGGA includes the following:
- the B4GALT7 gene encoding beta-1,4-galactosyltransferase 7; this translates as MGPARRRAALRLRGGGSPPLLGLLPGRFSVFPLFFLALLLGFASLLWLQLSCSGEGPVPGGGQSRGAPRQPCPPQAPLLPAEDEPSWGPHRLALLVPFRERFEELLAFVPYMHRFLSKKRIRHHIFVLNQVDHFRFNRASLINVGFLESGNDTDYIAMHDVDLLPLNEQLDYSFPEAGPFHVASPELHPLYHYKTYVGGILLLTKQHYEMCNGMSNRFWGWGREDDEFYRRIKGAGLQVRRPSGITTGYETFQHLHDPAWRKRDQKRIAAQKQEQFKVDREGGLNNVRYRIESRTALSVAGAPCTVLNILLDCDTSETPWCTFG